CATGGACAACCCTACTCATCAGGCTGTGTGATTGCTTGCCCATCCTAAAATTTCCTAATTCTAAATGACAAaagatataaagaaaaaaacaaccAATACAGTTTCCATTAAATATCTGCTGCTGAAAGGCACAAGAATAGTGAGCAAATGACATACAAAACATGTTATTAGAAATATAATGCATCAATTATCTGTAAGTTTGAGTTACATTACAGAAAAAGTTGATGTGCACAAATTACATCATGCAGCCAGATATTAGTTCCCTTGACACAGCTTAAAAACAATAGGAAGTTCACATGcaggggggaaaaaaaaaaaaaaactgaccTTCAGCAGCTATTGTACATGCACTCTCCAAGTATATGGCACAGATCTCACCATCATCTGAGCAGGTTGATGAAGGTTCTAATCCACATTCCCCAAAAAGGATTCATGTTTACACAACATATTGTGTCCCTCAATTATTCTCCGACTGGCCTTTTTGCAACCGAGCATTAATTCGTGTTGCGAGCAGTTCAATGTCAACTACTGCCTGCCCTCAATAGGAAATCAGTACTAAAGAGTTAATTGCCGAAGAGGAGCTTCACCATGACCCTGAACAACCTGATATGTTAATACAATATAACCTGTCCCATATGCATGTGACCCTTAATGTAAATACAAGAAGTCTTGGTTTCAATGTCCAAATTCAAAACCCTGAAAGTGATAACCATGAAAATGTAGATATGAGTCAACAACTTTTGTGTACATAATTGGTTCAAGTTTAAAACCCTTTGAGTAGACAGTCACATACTTGTCATAGAACACCTGTGAATCAAATCTCAACAGATTAGTGAAGTTACTTCAGTTGTAATTTAGATAATTTACACGAAACATCATCttaccaaaaaggaaaaaaaaaaaaaaaaagaagtttaaaatcctaagttttgttttttaaaactaataagTTCCTCAAGTGGGATGAAATCATTTACAAGTTCTCCAAGATTAAAATGTGAAGGGTAGTTGAAGTAAACAAAAACTTCTAAAATGAACTATAATAGGGGATTACCATTCAGAAGCACAGCAATTTCCCCAACCTAGCTGTTACTTAACCTAGTAGTCACTTACATATAGACAAATCAGCTCATTACTTACCTTTTTGAAATGGACTATGACCGAGGAGAGAGAATGGCCAATATCACCCTGTCTTTTGTTTGGGAGGGAGGGATACAGGAGGGTAGACATCCTAACCTAAAGAAGCCCAATTTATGCAGGGTTTCACAATCAAAGATGTTACGACCCTAGGATTTgcctagggtctaggaaggaatttggtaaGAACTAAAGGAAGATAGGGCAGATGGGAAGGAAAGAACAGAACGGAcagaattgaggaagaagagagaaagacgGAATAGAGAACTAGGAGAATTGggagagggaaaatgagagaattcaaatcattcattaagctagcttcctctaactactcaagcctatttataggcttacaattgaagatgctaacaataacagaaaatgcaactaataaggaaaacacatgaCATATATTGCTAATATAttcttggggtcgtgacaaggGGTATTATAGGGACAAAGTTGTAATTAGTTACATTGTTGGTTAGGAAATGCTGTTAGTTCTGTTGTagtgcacatgggtgctgttccTAGACTCTACTTCCAGTTGAacggcctataaataggccttaGTATGTAGAGAAATGTATGATGAAGAATATagtaaattcatattttccctccttactttctcattcttccttgttctccctcatttctcttgatttatgctctatatctccctccaattcttctccgtttctctctcaaattcttcccaattccttcctagaccctagctaaaccctagggtcatgacattgGGTATCAAAGATAACAACATAAAGCAGTAATACTTTTTTGACTAGTGTAATTCAGTGTATCTGGCCAGACACCTGAAAATCTACTACTAAAATAATTAGTACCTAAATCAGTTTGTTCCAAGATTTCATATAGCCAGCCACTGACATAAACAAGATATTTAAGATTGATAAAATGGCTCAGCTGgtctaaaatcaaaccaacttATTTGAATTAACTCTGGTAAAAAAAATACCTCTATATTAGTTTTTCATTAACCACTCTTGATTAATTGCATGCAAAATGAAAAACTGAAGGCAGAATATACTGCTTCATTTTATTGATTATATGCTGAACTAAATGGCATGAGTTAACTTACATAAATATACAGGAAGCATCCTGAAGCAAAGAATTCTTCACGTTTCAGCAATTCATGCAAAAACTCCAACTTTCTTGTATCAGCAGAAGTTACTGTCATTCTTGCTCCGGAATGATGGATGGAAGAAATTTTTGCTACTCCACTGGATGCAACTTCAGGTCATCAATAACGAAACTAGATCAACTTGAGGTATCAAAGCTTCTCCTTTAATAATATCTCATAAGTATCCAAACACGACACCAGATTGCTTCTCCACTTATGATAGACTACTAATAAATTCTTTACAGAGATGACACTCATATGTACATGCCAGCCTTAAATCATCAACCAGTCAGAATCCACTAATAAACCTCAATATTTAGATGCTGAAGTGAGCAACATTCACCCAGCCAATGTATTTTCCATGTTTGCTAGGAATTGAAAGACATTTACACTTTGAagcaaaaggataaaaaaaataactagaaCTAAAAAAATCTCATAATGACCCGAGGAGAAATCTCTCCTCAGTCACTCAATAAGTGAGTAGCACCTACCTCCAAATCTCCCCCATTATCATTGTCCTCATCCGTATAATCAGAGTCAGCTTCACAATCTAAATCTGACTGCACGTCATCTTCCTCCTCCCTACAATGTCTAGCATTATCTCTTTTTATGCTCCTcatttcatcatcttctccaccCCTTCTATAACTAACCAGTTCCCTATCCAAACGAACCTTTCTAGGACTCAACAAAATTAACTCAGCTAGCTTTCTCCTTGCCAAATACAAATCATTTGGTTCTATCAACTCCCCCTTTTTATAAGCCTCTCTAAGGAAAACTGTGTGAAGCTTCCCCTGATTACCCCTGgttgatatataaaatatcCCCTGATGTTGAAGAAGGAAATCCTTAAGCTTCTTTGGCAAATGCATTGCGCACCGGAAATGTGCAATCCTCTCCAAAGTAATCTTCTTTTCCACAGTCAATGACAACAATTCATGAATCGTCGCAACTGCCCTTTTCTCCAAACGCTTCTGCGCCTCAAACGATCTCATATCATAACCCGAAATATCATCATAAGGCGACCAGTATGGCAGCCGCTGCCATTTCCACACAGCAATCTTATAATACTTCCCAATCTTAAACCCGGGTGGGAAATTCACAATAAATGAAAACCTAATATCTTCATCATTAATTCCCTTCTCTCTATACTCTTTCTCCCTAAGTCTCTCTATAGCACAAGCAGACAGTTTTGGGTCTCTCTCCACAACCTCGATGTACTTATTCCCAGTTTCCTTACCATCAAACAATCGGAAATATTGCGGGTATTTAGGAATTACCGAGAACTCAAAATCATCCGGAAGCCCAAAATCCTTTCTGGCAATCCGAACGTGTTCGAGTCGAAGACTGCCGGTATTCGACAACATTAGCAGTTTCCGAAGCCGGGTCACGGCGTCAGGGACTTGCGCGAGAAGGGATTCCTTCTCCTGCTCAATCTGGCGCTGGGCTTTCCGGGTGAGCCTGCAATAAAGAATTCTCTGAACCGGGTGCTCGAAAATCTCGAAAACGTGAGGGAATTTGAGGATGAAATGGCCGGCTTCGAATTGCTTGAAGCCTAGACGGCGAGAAAGGGGGTCGAGTCGAGAGATGGAGATGATGGAACTGGGTTGGGCGAGAATTAGGTCTTGAAATTTGAGAACCTTTCGCATTTTCTTCTCGACTTCCATGTAGTTGTCGTAGCCGTGATCTCGGACTCTCTGCTGCTTCTTGGGGATGGAGGTTGATTGGGACATGGATCTGGTTGGGGAGAACGGATTGGTGGGTTTGGTTTGAAGCGTTTCCTGAATCAGTGAGCCGATTTTGAAGATTATGCCCTTCATTTTAGACGGCTTTGAGGAGTGTACAACGGACATGGGCATGTATCCCTgaagggtttagggttttggagAGAATAGATGATTTGgtaaagaaaggaaagggaagatGGAATTGGCGTAAATTCGTGAAATGTTGTGGAGGGTAtcgaaattttatttagttgtGGGTGGATAGTGCGATTTAATAAAGCTTGTGATTAGGCCGGCCCGGGTTCCGTCCGTCCAGGCGCTTCCTAGTTCGTTCCCGCCCGCATTCCtaatataaaatcataattttagatTCTAACCAGTGGTTAACTCGTGTGATACGTGgcagaatttaatttaaaaataaaaaaataaatttattagtttaaataattttaacagaattaataattatatttttttaatatttaattaatattaaatattaattatttaatattcacataataatatattaaaaatttcataattaatattgaaaactcgtgtatttaaaatttattattattttttcaataattagtacatattatttcaaaataattgaaagatttaaattattaatgcaatataTAAGCActcccgcccggatatccccaaccactaggactacccgaacgggagtgcctacggaaggaaaaagaatgagacaaaACCAAAAACCACCCTAgtatgcatacacaaaaataagaacagcggaaacgAAACTAAACACATGTATACACTACGAGTACCCCGTTATCATAGcagtcacatgataaataaataaatacagactCCTGTGTCGACATACACCAGACttgaggaaagacctggcacaataCAAAATAATGGAGTAACTCATactcaaacatcagagttgacagggaatGACGGGACtgtctgtacaccataccgactttaCCGCTAAAcactgactcccttgccatggtcCACACTACCACTACGTGGAATGATAGAAAAATAAGGTGAGTTcagagactcagcaagtataagaaacgaaaggctgaaggctgcacaaagccaataaacttctcccagaataccacaatagtatagcataataaaagcacataccggtccttggggcccacataaaacacttagcacccaagtctcataccaacctgtcgctgccttAGAcagtaacaaatacctccagcatccTATGCGCgtcatcccgggtcggtactcccgccacccgtccatgtcggtactcccaacacccgagccagaggctccctcggaacggtactcccgtccgagaactaaatactaccagtaaccatgcaatgcacataacaatgcaatggcgtagtgagcatcaacgtgatacactggcgccccatacatccaggcatcagactatgcttcgcccacatagtaaaccacacacgatgcatatgccggtgccggatgcaacctgaccaaactagaatgtccgtgtccaagcatactcaataaatgaatatctcaacaTGTAACTCGTACCCAtgtacatatcaaatcatgaacagtaatataataaatctaaacgtgcagtggATCACATACTGGTAGAGTTAGTCAGTAGTGTCCGACACCGATCAACGGCCAGAGAGTAGGAGTGTTCACCcaacggtccacttcagggccgtacaatagtctaccccaacgtcactaacaaccgacccctgccctactgctctatagctctaaccgaaccataaataaatccgataaaatcataaataacccgtacgtctagaaacctagtccccaagctgggtcagcatcattcccaaaaggagtggaggtggtacaaacccccataggctcacaacgaataaaattatagaagtcttggatttaatttaaattaaattaaattaataataatttaataattaatgctaggtgccgaattagagtaagggagagaataaaatataggaaatcacggggtctttcacgggaactAAAAATCATGAGGAGAGGGCTAGGGGCTTGCCTTTACACAGctgtttcttgcatttcttacagtcccgctgcgaagtaaaacgtttaatagcgattaataaaaccctgtctcgcattaattaaacctaactgtgtaatataaataatttaaccgtctaaaatttCACGTAGGCACactgtaaataaaatcccaataagtctcatatttattttaaattaaataacgccaataacatcctcaatttatatatataattaatacgcgataccGAAACGAGTTAAAGGAAGATaaggggttcataaaatgaaaGGAGGTCGCAAAGGTAAAGGAAGCTTGTCTCGTTTAAGCTAATTACAGCGTTCTCACGcttgaacaccaccaaattaatacacgctgtaaattaatatacactctcaaaattaataaaattagacccaaaataaaatttcaactatATAGaatgtttaatataaaattatttacttacctggTTAATTAAATCACgattaaacataatttaatctTCACCCTtgcgcgctgcttcttcttcattttctttcctcaaTTTCCTTTCTGTTTCTTTCCCAATTTCTCCCGATTTCTGTTGCAATTTGAGGCTTTAAAAGCAAGGGAAATGGGACCACCAGCGACTACCGCGTGGCAGCCTCAATGCacccaccgccttgcccaagttttagctgaaaaatcagccaaaatcctACAACATGCGCGCACACCAGCAggggctcgaacccgcgacgTCACCCAGCACACGTGCACTTGCAACCGCCCGCGCTAGCCAACTGCTTTAACCATATGGTgctttcaattaaatttaaagtgactttcAGTTACTTTCGCAAATCACACTTCAGCACCCACTATTTCCATTAATTGCACATACACCCgatcttctatttcctttttatttcacttacaccctgaCATTTCTGGAAATTCCACtcagttaatttattttcctatttcatAAATaccccaaattaaattaattaaacctaaatttcatatttcctcaaaattacatgattaaatatttttcttaattctctaaatacccaaataatttaatatttcctttttaacccacaaatattcaataatcaccacaaatacaataattaataattatcaatcattttcaaataatttaatttcttattttcctcaaaaccacataaataaatacttcctcttaaattaccaaatattcaataatgttcTCAAACACCAATTGgactaattattatttattttcaaattttgggatattatacaataagtactaaatgcaaataattaatgcaagttttgggggagattttattactatttattatttcaaagtaattaaaagatttaaattattaatgcaaattacaaattataaattattaatgcaataagtattaattataaatcattaatgtaagttttggggggaaatttcttttttcaacactatcttacttttatatatataaagataaagattatTTGGTTggaacaaaatattaaaaattaaaaaattgagttttaaatgaatattttaatcatattaGTTTCTTTAATTCTGTCAAACTAAAAGactataaacaaaattaataaattaatttaactgtTAGGTATTATTCtacaaaatataaagatttCAATTCCCCAGCCCAGccccagaaaaagaaaaaaaaaaaaagatttcaatCAAGAAACCATTTTTCATATACTTCTGGGTGCttgctttttaatttaaaattttcactaaaagaataaaaataaaaatctacactcaagtgcatgaaaaatttatttcgtattttatatgtaaaatatttttataaatgtaaaaataattgtgtaaaaaaattattaaagtatatttttatcttatttttataaaatatattctatataaaaaattaaatattataaaatttagaaactttatgtgttatttattatattatttaaatacatacctattttttatgcattcaaatatttgaacttcCACGGTGCCTAAGAATGTTAGAAAAAATCACCAAGTAcgttttaagttaaattttctTATAAAGACATGTTTTATCTACCAATATGATATCTAATTATCAAGTTAGtactcaaaaaaaataaaataaataatattaaatctctGCAAgtcaaatatatttatctaaaagatcttagataaaattattgatTGAGATTTTTAGAATTCAATGGAAATCTTTTAGCCATGGATTTTTTAACTGTTAATTGAGGATCTAACAAGACATGTGACACACTATAATAAAGTCTTCTTAAAAGAAGTTTTAggagtatatttatatttatatccctaacaattatttattggatattagaatagatttaattttttttttaaaataacatttatattttagaatataaataaCAATTCACCTGCAcaatcatcaattaaaatttatttaaaaaacaaaaactaaattacAATCACTAAACAATATAcaactttgaattttttaatttcttttttcttacacGTAATATGCACGTGTATTGCACACATATTGCAccctttgaaattgatttttcatttaaaattttttatttattatttgcaCAAATATCGCACATACACTGCCCctcttgaaattgatttttccatttattttttttttacttttttatttacacaaacATGTATGTATTGCACGTAAACTGCCCGTGTATAGCACGGTCAGCTGTCTAGCATATataattcattattaaaaaGCTAAAGTTATGGACAATATCATACAGATCAAATATAATTCTGCGACTTTTGGATTTCTGTTATATCTTATAGCCGTTGTGCAAGTTTATGTTGTCTTGGCATTTCAAACATAACAACAGTTTTGAGCACAATGAAGCAAACATGGCATATTGACATATATCTCACTTAAAACCAAGCAAAACTATGCATCTTCAAATTAAGCCAGAATGACCAAACCTATAGTTTTTGCCTGTAAGCTGTAAGCGAGTCAAGAAAGAAGACAGACCTACGCATATATCATTCAACATCAAGCAAGCAGAAACCACCCGCaaaccaaaaaagaaacaaaattgcTCTCTTGagagttttattctcttctCAATTCTCATGGGTCGACTGAGTCAAAACTAAGCCATGACCCTTTGCCGGTTCGAGCCCAAAAAACACTAGCCAAACTGAACTTTCTAGCTCCCGGCAAGGGCTCACCAGTCACCAGGTTCCTTCTTGACTCAACCCCCACAATTCATCTCATCTATATTAAGTTTGATGTCAAGCTCTATGCCCCATTGTCCAGTCTTCTCCTATACATGTATACCGTCCAATATGCttttcaaaaaaacaaaaaattagtaTCATTACCATTCGCCACTGCAATGCTAATAGCAGTGAAGAGCGGCTTTGATCCTCTGTACTGTGCGCAAGAGAAGGCCCTTCACGCTGTCAACAGACTCCATTGAGATCTTGGCTGTAGGAGGGTGTCTATCAACCAGTATCTGGAACCCTACAGTCAGCAGTGACCCACCCTCAACTGGGACTAAATTGTCCGTGCTGTTCCCGTGCTTGTAGTAGGGGACTACTGCAAATCCCGATGGAAGGAGAGCTACAGAAGAAGAATCCCCTCTGCTCATAACCAGCTGCATTGCAGCTATATCAACTGCTGCATACACCACAATGGAGCCCGATGCATCTGTTTGTGTCTCTTGCAACATCAGCGTGGCGTTCTCGTGCTGGTTCATATTAGCAGTCAGCAAAGGCACGCAAAAGAAAGAATTcacaagaagaagggaaaagtaAATAAGAAATTGGTAGGTTCAGAGTAAATGACGATTACTCACAGTAGCACGAAGAAGAGAGACACAGTTGCCATGATCCTGGCCCTCAGCAATGAAGACCGTCTGTTGTGCCAGCCTGCCATTAGACAACTCATCCCAGTTGCCCCTCATTTGTTCATCTCTCAAGTAATTAAAGACATGTTGGTGGGGTAATGGCATCCAAACAGAGGTCGTGGCGCTCAACACAAGCCCAGATGGCTTGCCAGGGTTATCCGTGCTAGTCCTTATCAGGATCCTCGTGTCTTCGCCAACATTTCCACCTTCGACCAGCTGCCACAAGTGCACAGTCGCACAAACCCCAGAACAGAAACTGCGGGTCATTCGTTGGGCCAACTTAACCACGCTTCTCCTACCAGCTGGAGTAACTCCTGCTTGACATGGAACTGTATTAGAACTCAACTAGATTTATCATCTcagaaaataatacaaaatctAAAGAGAGAAGACTTAAGGTTAACCTTGGTGGCCCTCAGTAGAGATGGTAGGGGACACGAGGTTTGCCAACCGCTGGGATTGCCTCTGCAGCATGGCAAGCCATCTTTGTGCACCAAAGCCCTGCCCGGAGCTTAGCAATGGACGGTAGAGTTGATGAACAACGTTCTCATCATATTCTGTGTGTTCAACCCACGTAACCTGCAATGCACTTGAGAATTACTCTATGTTTGTATGCCACTTCTATTAATTGCAATCTATAATGCAACAACAATCCTTTATCAATTACttgcaagaaaagaaaacacgAGACACATAGAGTTTGTGTCCAGgtggaaaaaaaatcaattagacGGGTCTTAGATTAAGCTAAAGGGAGCTTTTTCACTACTGGTTTATAGGCAAAATCCACTTCCAGGAATTTTCAAACAGCTCATTTGCACAATTTCTGTTTAATGCAAACTGCAAGCATATTTTATTGAGAGAGAGACCTAAGAACGTAAATGAAAACAAGATACTGGAAAACAAAGGAATCCACAAAA
This genomic stretch from Diospyros lotus cultivar Yz01 chromosome 1, ASM1463336v1, whole genome shotgun sequence harbors:
- the LOC127810739 gene encoding protein ROOT PRIMORDIUM DEFECTIVE 1, with protein sequence MPMSVVHSSKPSKMKGIIFKIGSLIQETLQTKPTNPFSPTRSMSQSTSIPKKQQRVRDHGYDNYMEVEKKMRKVLKFQDLILAQPSSIISISRLDPLSRRLGFKQFEAGHFILKFPHVFEIFEHPVQRILYCRLTRKAQRQIEQEKESLLAQVPDAVTRLRKLLMLSNTGSLRLEHVRIARKDFGLPDDFEFSVIPKYPQYFRLFDGKETGNKYIEVVERDPKLSACAIERLREKEYREKGINDEDIRFSFIVNFPPGFKIGKYYKIAVWKWQRLPYWSPYDDISGYDMRSFEAQKRLEKRAVATIHELLSLTVEKKITLERIAHFRCAMHLPKKLKDFLLQHQGIFYISTRGNQGKLHTVFLREAYKKGELIEPNDLYLARRKLAELILLSPRKVRLDRELVSYRRGGEDDEMRSIKRDNARHCREEEDDVQSDLDCEADSDYTDEDNDNGGDLEVGATHLLSD